The window GGCATCGAGCTGGGCCGCGCAAGCTGCCAGCTGTGTGGCCAGCTGCGGCTCGGCCGGCTGGGCCAGGTCGGAATCGAAGGCCGGGCAGTGCAGCGGGTGCGAGCCGCCGGTGCCGCGCTGATCGACCAGCACAATGTCGCGGCGCTGGTTGATCGGCCCCAGCGCGCCCGCCAGCGGCAGGTAGCTCTCGACTGCCGACTGCCCAGGGCCGCCCGCCAGCAGAAACAGCGGGTCGGCCGCGGGGCCACGGCTGACCGCCGGCACCACGGCGATGCGCAGCTCGATCGTGCGGCCCTGCCCGGCTGCGCGATCCTCGAATACCGTCAGCACACCGCAGCGGGCCGGCCGGCGCGCGGCCAGCCCCGGCGTGCCGATCTGGCATGGCTCGAGCGCGATCGGTTCGCCCGTGCCCGGCTGAGCCGCCGCGCCGCAGGCTGCCAGCAGCGCCGCGAGCAGCAGGCTTACCAGGAATAGTGTCACTCGCGCAGTCATCGCTTGCTCACAAATCTAGCCGGCCCCGCAGCCGCCTGGAGCTTCAGGAATGGCACCGGCTGTGCGCCAGCGTTACGGCAGCGCGCAGTCGGCAGCCGGGCAGTGCCGATCGCCACACCGATGCGGCAACACTGCGGCCCCGGCACTAGGCCGGCAGCAGTTTCAGCGCCGCGTCGAGCGCCGCCTCGAGCTGCGCGCCGTCGGGCAGGCCGCCCTGTGCGAGTGTCGGCTGGCCGCCGCCGCGCCCGCCGAAGCCGGCCAGCGTAGCGCGCAGCAGCGCCCCGCAGTCGAGCGGCGCGCCTGCGGCGCATGCAAAGATCAGCTGGGTCTTCTCGGCGCGCAGGCCTAGCAGCGCCACCCCGCCGCGCGCGCTAAGCGCCTTCGCCAGCATGCGCAGCTCCTCCAGCCCGCGATCGGCGTAGGCCCGGCGCACCACCGGCAGGCCGCCGAGCTTTACAGCCCGCGCGAGCAGCTCCTGGGCCTCCAGGCCGATCAGCTGCTCGCTCGCAGCCTCAAGCCGCTTGCGCGCGCGCTCCTCGGCCGTGCGCAGGCGCGCCACCGCCGGCTCAAGCTCCTCGGCGGCCACGCTGAGCGTGCCGGCCAGGCGGCCCAGCGCCGCATTTTTCCAGCGCAGGTCGCGCACGGCCCGGCCGCCGCACACAAACTCAAGCCGCACGGCATCGGCGCGGCGCTCCCAGCGCCGGATGTGAACCAGCCCGACCCCGCCAGTCGAACGCGGGTGCGTCCCGCCGCAGGCCGAGTGGTCGAACTCGGGCACCGACACCACCCGCACCGGCCCTGCGACCTGCGGCGGCTTGCGCAGCGGCAGCCGCGCCAGCTCCTCGGGCGTGACGAAACGCGCCAGGATTGGCCGATCCTCCCAGATCACCTGATTCGTCAGATCCTCGGCGGCGGCGACCTGATCGGCCGCCAGCTCGGCCACCGCCAGGTCGATCGTCGCGATGGCCGCGCCCAGGTGGAACGAGACGGTCTTGAAGCCATACAGCCGCTCGAAGGCGGCCGAGAGCAGATGCTGGCCGTGGTGCTGCTGCATATGATCGAAGCGCCGCGCCCAGTCGAGCTGGCCTTGCAGGCGCTCGGCCACGAGCGGCGCGGCCAGCGCGTGCCACACCAGCTCGCCGTCCGCCTGCACGTCGAGCACCGCCACGCCGCCAAGCTGGCCGGTATCGGCCGGCTGCCCGCCGCCCTCGGGGTAGAACGCACTCTGATCGAGCGCCACCGCCGGCCGGCCACCAAGCTGGCCGCGTGCGATTACCTGCGCGCTAAACTGCGCCATGTAGGCATCGGCAAAGTATAATCGTTCGGTATGCATCGATTCTTCCCTGCAGGCGCGATCGGGCCGAGGCCGGCTGCTCTGATCGATAGAGCATCTGCGGTCGCCCGCATAGCGGATTGTACACCAACTCGGCAGCCCTGCGATCCGGGCGATCGGCGCGCGCGATCGTGTGGATGTGCCGCCATTCGGCGCGCAGAGCAGGCCCAGGGCGCACAGGCCCGCCCACGGCTCGGCCGAAAGTCGTAGCAGCGCGAGTCAATTTACATGGTACAGTAGCCCGTATGACAACCGCAGTTGAGATCGATAACCTGTCGAAAACCTTCGAGCTGCGCACGGGCTGGGGCCGCCGGCGCGTGCGCAAGCAGGTCGTCGCGGTCGACGGCATCAGCCTGAGCATTCCGGCCGGCCAGGCGGTGGCCTTCATCGGGCCAAACGGCGCCGGCAAATCGACCACGATCAAGATGCTGACCGGCATCCTGCACCCCAGCGGCGGCGCGGCGCAGGTGCTGGGGCTGACGCCCTGGAAAGAGCGGCGCCGGCTGGTGCGCATGATCGGCGCGGTGTTCGGCCAGCGCTCGCAGCTGTGGTATCACCTGCCGCCGCGCGACACCTTCGACCTGCTGGCGCGGATCTATAGCCTCGACCAGGCTACCTACACACGCCGGCGCGACCTGCTGATCGAGCGGTTTGGGCTGGCGCCGTTCCTGCAGACGCCGGTGCGCAAGCTCTCGCTGGGCCAGCGCATGCGCGCCGAAGTGGCCGCCAGCCTGTTGCATGCGCCGCAGGTGCTCTTCCTCGACGAGCCGACGATCGGACTCGACGTGGTTGCGCGCCAGGAGCTGCGCGACCTGATCCGCGAGTGGAATCGCGACGAGGGCCTGACGGTATTCCTGACCAGCCACGACGCCGGCGACATCGAGCATGTGGCGCGGCGCGTGATCGTGATCAACCATGGGCGCGTCGTGCTCGACGACAAAGTCTCGGCCTTGCGGCGCCAATACCTGGGCGCGAAGATCCTGAGCGTGAAGTTCCACGCGCCGCCTACGCCGCTGGTGCTGCCGGGCGTCGAGACGCTGAAAGCGAGCGAGTACGCGCTCAAGCTGGCGGTCGACACGCGCGCCACCACGATCGAGCAGGTGATGACCGCAGTGCTGCGCGCCGGCGCGGTGGCCGATATCGCGATCGAGGACCCGCCGCTCGAAGAGGTGATCGCGCATATCTATGGGAGGGGGCAGGGGGAGTGAGATACCAAACAAGCTGCTAGGGTGACCCGATGGCAAGATGACCAGATGACCAGATGACCAGATGACCAGATGACCAGATGACACAATGGAAAGATGACCAGATGACCCGATGACACAATGACAAGATGACCGTCACCTTGTCACCATGTCACCTTGTCACCATGTCACCTTGTCACCTTGTCACCTTGTCACCTTGTCACCTTGTCACCTTGTCACCTTGTCATCTTGTCATCTTGTCACCTTGTCACCTTGTCATCTTGTCACCTTGTCACCTTGTCATCTTGTCACCTTGTCATCTTGTCACCTTGTCATCTTGTCACCCTAACCTCCGACGCCCTAGCTCTATCCCTCTAATGTCTATGCTAAGCTTCCGCAAATACACCTGGATCGGCCTGACCGCCGCGCGATCGAACCTGGCCTACCTGAGCGAGGTGGCTGCGCGCACGCTGTTCCTGGCCGTGATCCTGTATATCTTCCTGCGGCTCTGGCAGGTAACCTACGGCCAAACCGGGGCGAGCCAGCTGGGCGGGCTAACGCTGCCGCAGATGCTCTGGTACCTGGCCATGACCGAGGCGATCACGCTCTCGGCACCACGAGTTGCCGCCGAAGTCGACCAGGATGTGCGCACTGGTGCGCTGGCAGTGCAGCTCATCCGCCCGCTCAGCTACCCGCTGGCGCGGCTATGGACAACGCTAGGCGAGCGGGTGGTGCGCTTTGGGCTGAACACCGGTGTTGGCGCGCTGATCGTGCTGGTGCTGGTCGGGCCGATTCACTTTAGCCTGGGCGGGCTGCTGCTGTTCGTGCTGGCGCTGCCGCTGGCATTCACGCTCGACTTCCTGGCCCAGTTTCTGGTGGGCCTGGCCGCGTTCTGGCTGGAAGACACCAGTGGCCTGGTGCTGATCTACTCGCGCATCACGATGATCCTGGGCGGCATGCTCATCCCGCTCGAGCTGTTTCCGCAATCGCTCCAGCCGATCCTGCGCGCGCTGCCGTTCGCCAGCATGATCTACGGCCCGGCGCGTATGTTCGTGGCCCCCGGCGCGGCCTTCCTGGCCGAGCTGGCCCTGCGCCAGGGCACGGCAATCGTGGCGCTTGCGCTGGCGGTGGCGCTGGTATACCGCGCCGGCCTGCGGCGGATTCACAGCAACGGCGGGTAGCGCGCGGCTAGACACAATCGCCGCGCCTTTGTGGCTATGCGAAAGCGGCGTGAGGCTCGATCAGAACCTATGCTCAACCAGCTCAAAAACTATCTTGGCCTGGCGGTGGCCTACACGCGCCTGAACCTGAATGCGCAGCTCGAGTATCGC of the Candidatus Kouleothrix ribensis genome contains:
- a CDS encoding alanyl-tRNA editing protein, encoding MHTERLYFADAYMAQFSAQVIARGQLGGRPAVALDQSAFYPEGGGQPADTGQLGGVAVLDVQADGELVWHALAAPLVAERLQGQLDWARRFDHMQQHHGQHLLSAAFERLYGFKTVSFHLGAAIATIDLAVAELAADQVAAAEDLTNQVIWEDRPILARFVTPEELARLPLRKPPQVAGPVRVVSVPEFDHSACGGTHPRSTGGVGLVHIRRWERRADAVRLEFVCGGRAVRDLRWKNAALGRLAGTLSVAAEELEPAVARLRTAEERARKRLEAASEQLIGLEAQELLARAVKLGGLPVVRRAYADRGLEELRMLAKALSARGGVALLGLRAEKTQLIFACAAGAPLDCGALLRATLAGFGGRGGGQPTLAQGGLPDGAQLEAALDAALKLLPA
- a CDS encoding ATP-binding cassette domain-containing protein; protein product: MTTAVEIDNLSKTFELRTGWGRRRVRKQVVAVDGISLSIPAGQAVAFIGPNGAGKSTTIKMLTGILHPSGGAAQVLGLTPWKERRRLVRMIGAVFGQRSQLWYHLPPRDTFDLLARIYSLDQATYTRRRDLLIERFGLAPFLQTPVRKLSLGQRMRAEVAASLLHAPQVLFLDEPTIGLDVVARQELRDLIREWNRDEGLTVFLTSHDAGDIEHVARRVIVINHGRVVLDDKVSALRRQYLGAKILSVKFHAPPTPLVLPGVETLKASEYALKLAVDTRATTIEQVMTAVLRAGAVADIAIEDPPLEEVIAHIYGRGQGE
- a CDS encoding ABC-2 family transporter protein codes for the protein MSPCHLVTLSPCHLVTLSPCHLVILSPCHLVILSPCHLVILSPCHLVTLSSCHPNLRRPSSIPLMSMLSFRKYTWIGLTAARSNLAYLSEVAARTLFLAVILYIFLRLWQVTYGQTGASQLGGLTLPQMLWYLAMTEAITLSAPRVAAEVDQDVRTGALAVQLIRPLSYPLARLWTTLGERVVRFGLNTGVGALIVLVLVGPIHFSLGGLLLFVLALPLAFTLDFLAQFLVGLAAFWLEDTSGLVLIYSRITMILGGMLIPLELFPQSLQPILRALPFASMIYGPARMFVAPGAAFLAELALRQGTAIVALALAVALVYRAGLRRIHSNGG